The following coding sequences lie in one Pseudarthrobacter phenanthrenivorans Sphe3 genomic window:
- a CDS encoding polysaccharide deacetylase family protein: MTKGRSPLPSGVEPASCHPSGNRSRLLGCLVSGVLVLVLSVVGMLPAATAFVPQGGYGQASGFPEDLRRLSDLGDIPTIGLEPGEAAFNRVALVERRAGKTLLRDPFTNTVWREVTAEEAELAGGSTYVVEAFGRLPERTLTLIFADGPDPRYTPGILDLLAEEGMPATFFTVGENIIKHPDVFRRLVREGHLVGNHTMSHGDFHAQDDGFNRQQIIGTDRVMRAADNYESRLFLIPAGGAESRTLALLHAQHLGYLPLNQDLDMRDRGSEPGSTAAVPELDGKGRIVLLNVGGGPTATLEMLTQLISRAKAQGYTFTTLEPLLPSPFVPKHGVEASVEDNLAMAALTSYFFTPNMLLQHWLPWFGIGSLAILTFLFVGRGGLRNGLGRDSRQGERQGHRRPGGRAL, encoded by the coding sequence ATGACGAAAGGACGCTCCCCTCTCCCGTCCGGGGTGGAACCCGCTTCCTGCCATCCGTCAGGCAACCGTTCGCGGCTCCTGGGCTGCCTGGTATCCGGGGTCCTGGTGCTGGTACTTTCCGTGGTGGGGATGCTTCCAGCCGCCACTGCTTTTGTTCCACAGGGCGGATACGGGCAGGCTTCCGGCTTCCCCGAGGACCTGCGGAGGCTAAGCGACCTGGGGGACATCCCCACGATCGGGCTTGAGCCGGGTGAAGCGGCCTTCAACCGCGTTGCGCTGGTGGAACGGCGGGCCGGCAAGACCCTGCTGAGGGATCCGTTCACCAACACTGTATGGCGTGAGGTTACCGCCGAGGAGGCGGAGCTGGCCGGCGGCAGCACCTACGTTGTGGAGGCCTTTGGCCGCCTCCCGGAACGAACCCTCACGCTGATCTTCGCTGACGGGCCGGACCCCCGGTACACTCCTGGAATCCTGGACCTCCTGGCAGAGGAAGGAATGCCGGCAACGTTCTTCACGGTGGGTGAAAACATCATCAAACACCCGGACGTTTTCCGGCGCCTGGTCCGGGAGGGCCATCTGGTGGGCAACCACACCATGTCCCATGGCGACTTCCACGCGCAGGACGATGGGTTCAACCGGCAGCAGATCATTGGAACGGACCGGGTGATGCGTGCGGCGGACAATTACGAAAGCCGGTTATTCCTCATCCCCGCCGGCGGGGCGGAAAGCAGGACGCTGGCCCTGCTGCATGCCCAGCACCTCGGTTACCTCCCCTTGAACCAGGACCTTGACATGCGTGACAGGGGCTCTGAGCCGGGGAGTACCGCTGCTGTGCCCGAGTTGGATGGAAAGGGCCGCATCGTGCTGCTCAACGTCGGCGGCGGCCCCACCGCAACCCTTGAAATGCTGACGCAGCTCATTTCCCGGGCAAAGGCCCAGGGCTACACCTTCACTACCCTTGAACCACTGCTGCCTTCGCCTTTCGTACCGAAACACGGCGTGGAGGCCAGTGTGGAGGACAACCTGGCCATGGCGGCCCTGACCAGCTACTTCTTCACCCCCAACATGCTGCTGCAGCACTGGCTGCCCTGGTTCGGCATCGGATCCCTGGCCATCCTCACGTTCCTGTTCGTGGGCCGGGGTGGTCTCAGGAACGGCCTTGGCAGGGACAGCCGGCAGGGGGAACGGCAGGGGCACAGGAGGCCCGGTGGGCGTGCATTATGA
- a CDS encoding glycoside hydrolase family 18 protein has protein sequence MRSTLVFLLAAVLTLAACSPGGQPVPEATTDDGGQGPGWFGGYVDVTLTPGYLLHHRPAVQGTPVLSFVSSDPHRPCEPSWGGTYGLDLANEKLELDAQVESFRKAGGSIGVSFGGQRGTELAVACPDVDSLTGAYAAVIDRYRPDVVDLDIEGAGASDAAAAERRAAAVARLQAARPAGDPLRVWLTLPVSRDGLTPAAELSVQTMLGAGVDVAGVNVMTMNFGPLPAGQSMRDASVQAAEATHRALAALFAKNGLPTGNSAVWHRIGLTPMIGVNDVEGNVLSLADAEALEAFAAERGLGRMSMWSLNRDVACEAPQDGATHSCSGVQQEPGMFAEVLGRSFTGLP, from the coding sequence ATGAGGAGCACGCTCGTTTTCCTCCTGGCAGCGGTGCTTACCCTTGCTGCCTGCAGTCCAGGCGGGCAGCCGGTCCCGGAGGCCACGACGGATGACGGCGGGCAGGGTCCGGGGTGGTTTGGGGGCTACGTTGACGTGACCCTGACGCCCGGATACCTGCTCCACCACCGGCCTGCCGTGCAGGGAACCCCAGTCCTGTCGTTCGTCAGCTCGGACCCCCACCGGCCCTGCGAGCCCTCATGGGGCGGGACATACGGCCTTGACCTGGCCAATGAAAAGCTGGAACTTGACGCGCAAGTCGAAAGTTTTAGGAAAGCGGGCGGGAGCATAGGCGTCTCTTTTGGCGGGCAAAGGGGCACGGAGCTTGCGGTGGCCTGTCCCGACGTCGATTCACTGACCGGGGCTTACGCGGCCGTTATCGACAGGTACAGGCCTGATGTTGTTGATCTCGACATCGAAGGGGCAGGCGCGTCCGACGCGGCAGCAGCGGAACGGCGCGCCGCCGCCGTCGCACGTCTCCAGGCGGCCCGGCCGGCAGGGGACCCACTCAGGGTGTGGCTGACCCTGCCTGTCTCGCGTGACGGCCTGACGCCTGCCGCGGAGCTCTCGGTGCAGACCATGCTGGGGGCCGGCGTGGACGTGGCGGGCGTGAATGTCATGACCATGAATTTCGGGCCGCTGCCGGCGGGCCAGTCCATGCGGGATGCGTCCGTGCAGGCGGCCGAAGCAACACACCGGGCGCTCGCCGCCCTCTTCGCGAAGAACGGCCTGCCCACCGGAAATTCCGCTGTCTGGCACAGGATCGGGCTGACCCCAATGATCGGCGTCAATGACGTGGAAGGCAATGTACTCAGCCTTGCCGACGCCGAGGCGCTCGAAGCCTTCGCAGCCGAACGCGGCCTGGGCCGAATGTCCATGTGGTCGCTGAACCGGGACGTGGCCTGTGAGGCGCCGCAGGACGGAGCCACGCACAGCTGCAGCGGAGTGCAGCAAGAGCCGGGAATGTTCGCTGAGGTGCTCGGCAGGTCCTTCACTGGACTGCCTTGA
- a CDS encoding VOC family protein, with product MPRNIGTCLWFENQAEDAAEFYTSVFDDAKILNVSRFGDGGPGTPGEAIAVDFELEGRRFTALNGARGSSFTEAVSFVVECEDQAAVDRYWSALTEGGSESQCGWLKDRFGVSWQIVPSALPSLIGGPDPHGSQRAMEAMLGMRKLDIAELQKAYEG from the coding sequence ATGCCACGCAATATCGGGACCTGCCTCTGGTTCGAAAACCAGGCGGAGGATGCGGCAGAGTTCTACACCTCGGTTTTTGATGATGCGAAAATCCTGAACGTTTCCCGGTTTGGCGACGGCGGCCCCGGGACTCCGGGAGAGGCAATCGCCGTCGACTTTGAACTGGAAGGGCGCAGGTTTACGGCCCTGAATGGTGCGAGGGGGTCCAGCTTTACGGAAGCAGTTTCTTTCGTGGTGGAGTGTGAGGACCAGGCCGCCGTGGACCGGTACTGGTCGGCGCTGACGGAAGGCGGATCGGAAAGCCAGTGCGGTTGGCTCAAAGACCGGTTTGGGGTGTCCTGGCAGATCGTGCCGTCGGCGCTGCCGTCGTTGATCGGGGGCCCTGACCCGCATGGCTCCCAGCGGGCCATGGAGGCGATGCTGGGCATGCGCAAGCTGGACATCGCGGAACTGCAGAAAGCCTACGAGGGCTGA
- a CDS encoding DUF3054 domain-containing protein — MSSSTVKSPKRASLPRVLAAVAADAALILVFAGIGRDAHQRGDVVAGVLLTAWPFLAGAAVGWLGARAWRDPLSVPRSGLPIWTGSVAGGMALRALTGQTVVLPFVIVATLALGLFLLGYRLVAAGLRRRGGPDQG, encoded by the coding sequence ATGAGTTCCAGCACTGTGAAATCCCCCAAGCGGGCCTCCCTCCCCCGGGTACTGGCCGCCGTGGCGGCCGATGCTGCCCTGATCCTGGTTTTTGCCGGCATCGGGCGGGACGCCCATCAGCGCGGAGATGTTGTGGCCGGCGTGCTGTTGACCGCCTGGCCTTTCCTGGCGGGAGCGGCGGTGGGCTGGCTGGGGGCCCGAGCATGGCGTGACCCGCTGTCCGTGCCGCGAAGCGGACTGCCCATCTGGACCGGCAGCGTGGCGGGCGGGATGGCGCTTCGCGCCCTCACGGGACAGACCGTGGTCCTGCCGTTCGTCATTGTGGCCACGCTGGCCCTGGGACTCTTCCTGCTCGGCTACCGACTGGTTGCCGCCGGCCTTCGGCGCCGGGGCGGTCCGGATCAGGGCTGA
- a CDS encoding Lrp/AsnC family transcriptional regulator, with the protein MITAFVLIKTDAARIPETAEEISAIEGISEVYSVTGEWDLIAVARVHRHEDLADVIADRLSKVPAVVHTTTHIAFRAYSQHDLDAAFSLGFEQ; encoded by the coding sequence GTGATCACCGCTTTTGTTCTGATCAAGACCGACGCTGCCCGCATCCCCGAGACAGCTGAGGAGATCTCCGCGATCGAGGGCATCAGCGAGGTGTACTCCGTTACCGGTGAATGGGACCTCATTGCCGTGGCGAGGGTGCACAGGCACGAGGACTTGGCCGACGTCATCGCCGACCGGCTTTCCAAAGTGCCCGCCGTTGTCCACACCACCACGCACATAGCTTTCCGGGCGTACTCCCAGCATGACCTGGACGCGGCCTTCTCCCTGGGCTTCGAGCAATAG
- the trpD gene encoding anthranilate phosphoribosyltransferase translates to MTSQASAASGNSWPRLISALISGADLTADNTAWAMDTIMSGDATPAQIAGFLVALSAKGETVEELSGLVAAMLAHAKPVAISGEKLDIVGTGGDQLNTVNISTMAALVAAGAGAKVVKHGNRAASSSSGSADVLEALGVRLDLTIEEVARNAEEAGITFCFAQVFHPSFRHTAVPRRELSIPTAFNFLGPLTNPANVQASAVGVANARMAPLVAGVLAQRGSRGLVFRGNDGLDELTTTGPSTVWEIRDGRVTELTFSPQDLGIELATVEQLRGGNAEVNAAVVRDVLAGKEGPARDAVLVNAAAGLVAFDKTAEGPFVERMRRAFARAAESVDSGAAAAVLEKWVSLTAR, encoded by the coding sequence GTGACTTCACAGGCTTCTGCAGCGTCCGGTAACTCTTGGCCCCGCCTGATCTCGGCACTGATCAGCGGCGCCGACCTCACCGCGGACAACACCGCATGGGCGATGGACACCATCATGTCCGGTGACGCCACGCCGGCCCAGATAGCCGGTTTCCTGGTGGCGCTCAGCGCCAAGGGCGAGACCGTGGAGGAGCTTTCCGGCCTAGTGGCTGCCATGCTGGCGCACGCCAAACCTGTCGCAATCTCGGGCGAAAAACTCGACATCGTGGGCACCGGCGGTGACCAGTTGAACACGGTGAACATCTCCACGATGGCCGCCCTGGTGGCAGCCGGAGCCGGCGCAAAAGTGGTCAAGCACGGCAACCGGGCAGCCTCGTCGTCGTCGGGGTCCGCGGATGTCCTTGAGGCCCTGGGCGTCCGCCTCGACCTGACCATCGAGGAGGTGGCCCGCAATGCTGAGGAGGCGGGAATCACTTTCTGCTTTGCCCAGGTATTCCATCCCTCCTTCCGTCACACGGCGGTGCCCCGCCGTGAGCTTTCCATCCCCACCGCCTTCAACTTCCTGGGCCCGCTCACGAACCCGGCCAACGTGCAGGCCTCAGCGGTCGGCGTCGCCAACGCCAGAATGGCGCCACTGGTAGCCGGCGTCCTGGCGCAGCGGGGGAGCAGGGGTCTGGTGTTCCGCGGCAACGACGGATTGGACGAGCTCACCACTACCGGGCCGTCAACCGTATGGGAGATCCGGGATGGACGGGTCACCGAACTGACCTTCTCACCGCAGGACCTCGGCATCGAGCTGGCCACGGTGGAACAGCTGCGCGGCGGAAATGCGGAAGTAAACGCCGCCGTTGTCCGCGACGTCCTCGCCGGCAAGGAGGGTCCTGCCCGGGATGCCGTACTGGTGAATGCCGCAGCGGGCCTTGTGGCCTTTGATAAGACTGCGGAGGGGCCGTTCGTTGAGCGGATGCGCCGCGCTTTCGCCCGCGCCGCCGAGTCGGTTGATTCGGGTGCGGCGGCTGCCGTCCTGGAGAAGTGGGTCTCCCTTACCGCTCGCTGA
- the ctaE gene encoding aa3-type cytochrome oxidase subunit III, with the protein MTSATHAPSTPAHPTLNRPNMVSVGTVVWLSSELMFFAGLFAMYFTLRSTSGQMWAEETAKLNFPFALANTIVLVASSFTCQMGVFAAERLQPRRTGGAFQFARWGMNEWFTLTFLMGAFFVAGQATEYAMLVSEHVSLSSNAYGSAFYITTGFHGLHVIGGLIAFLLIMGRAFAAKKFGHFEATSAIVTSYYWHFVDVVWIGLFLVIYVLK; encoded by the coding sequence GTGACATCTGCGACCCATGCCCCCAGTACCCCGGCGCACCCCACGCTGAACCGCCCCAACATGGTTTCCGTCGGAACCGTTGTGTGGCTGTCCAGCGAGTTGATGTTCTTCGCCGGTCTCTTCGCCATGTACTTCACACTGCGCTCCACGAGCGGACAGATGTGGGCGGAAGAGACGGCCAAGCTCAACTTCCCCTTTGCGCTCGCCAACACGATCGTCCTCGTGGCAAGTTCGTTTACCTGCCAGATGGGCGTCTTCGCGGCCGAACGGCTGCAGCCGCGCCGGACCGGCGGTGCGTTCCAGTTCGCCCGCTGGGGAATGAACGAATGGTTCACGCTGACGTTCCTCATGGGCGCCTTCTTCGTTGCCGGCCAGGCCACCGAATACGCGATGCTGGTTTCCGAGCACGTCTCGCTCTCCTCCAACGCCTACGGCTCCGCCTTCTACATCACCACCGGCTTCCACGGCCTCCACGTGATCGGCGGCCTCATCGCCTTCCTGCTGATCATGGGCAGGGCCTTTGCGGCCAAGAAGTTCGGGCACTTCGAAGCAACCTCCGCGATTGTCACTTCTTACTACTGGCACTTCGTGGACGTCGTGTGGATCGGCCTCTTCCTGGTCATCTACGTACTCAAGTAG
- the qcrC gene encoding cytochrome bc1 complex diheme cytochrome c subunit, with product MKALSQKRRHPLAAIALLLMGLLITGGLYAAATTVNEAKASTTSYSANDVEEGGKLFAANCATCHGMGASGSQAGPSLVGVGAAAVDFQVGTGRMPMQMNGPQAMKKPVQFNDEQTRQLSAYVASLGAGPAVPEESLLDGGGDAAAGGELFRTNCAMCHNAAAAGGALTRGKFAPALADVSGKHIYEAMVTGPQNMPVFSDSNITPEGKRDIITFLKQIETTGSPGGADLGSLGPVAEGLFVWIAGLGVIIAFTIWLTSRTS from the coding sequence GTGAAGGCACTCTCACAAAAGCGGCGTCACCCACTTGCAGCAATAGCGCTGCTCCTGATGGGGCTCCTCATCACGGGTGGGCTCTACGCCGCGGCAACCACCGTCAACGAGGCGAAGGCTTCCACCACCTCCTACAGCGCCAATGACGTAGAGGAAGGCGGCAAGCTCTTCGCCGCCAACTGCGCCACATGCCACGGCATGGGCGCCAGCGGAAGCCAGGCCGGCCCGTCGCTGGTAGGCGTTGGAGCAGCAGCCGTTGACTTCCAGGTGGGCACCGGACGCATGCCGATGCAGATGAACGGTCCGCAGGCAATGAAGAAGCCTGTCCAGTTCAATGACGAGCAGACCCGCCAGCTTTCAGCGTACGTTGCTTCTCTGGGCGCAGGCCCGGCAGTTCCTGAAGAAAGCCTGCTTGACGGAGGCGGCGACGCAGCAGCCGGCGGCGAGCTTTTCCGCACCAACTGCGCCATGTGCCACAACGCTGCAGCAGCAGGCGGCGCCCTGACCCGCGGCAAGTTCGCTCCCGCCCTGGCGGATGTTTCGGGCAAGCACATCTACGAGGCCATGGTGACCGGCCCGCAGAACATGCCTGTGTTCAGCGATTCCAACATCACCCCCGAAGGCAAGCGCGACATCATCACCTTCCTGAAGCAGATCGAAACCACCGGTTCCCCCGGCGGCGCCGACCTCGGATCCCTGGGTCCCGTGGCAGAAGGCCTCTTTGTCTGGATTGCCGGCCTCGGCGTCATCATCGCCTTCACCATCTGGCTGACTTCGCGGACGTCCTGA
- the qcrA gene encoding cytochrome bc1 complex Rieske iron-sulfur subunit, with amino-acid sequence MGNHSDGSPNHSGTVATAGQNEVEKFQDPGIPPHRLRLADTDPKAAKRAERQVALLFGISVVGTLIFLVAYFAIDLGGEESTIGTIRLQNMLLGLGTAFAMLGIGTGIVHWAKALMPDHEVSEERHAIRYEEDRQAAVRIVDDIVEETGIKRRPLIRNTLLGAVALAPLPAVAIFGDLGPRPDDKLAHTMWAPQDGKLKRLARDPDGTPIKASDVTIGSAFHVIPEGLNELHEGKLNEKAKAVVLLMRLDPASLNPSEGREDWGYNGIVAYSKICTHVGCPVALYEQQTHHLLCPCHQSTFDLTQECKVIFGPASRPLPQLPIAVDDEGYLVATSDFKEPVGPSYWERDMHERSIDS; translated from the coding sequence ATGGGCAACCATAGTGACGGCAGTCCGAACCACTCGGGCACCGTAGCTACGGCTGGTCAGAATGAGGTGGAGAAGTTCCAGGATCCTGGAATTCCTCCGCACCGTTTGCGCCTGGCTGACACGGACCCGAAGGCCGCAAAGCGGGCAGAACGGCAGGTCGCCTTACTATTTGGCATCTCTGTTGTTGGAACCCTGATCTTCCTGGTGGCGTACTTTGCCATCGACCTGGGAGGCGAAGAGTCCACCATTGGCACCATCAGGCTGCAGAACATGCTTCTGGGCCTTGGTACCGCTTTTGCCATGCTCGGCATCGGAACCGGAATCGTGCACTGGGCAAAAGCCCTGATGCCTGACCACGAAGTCTCCGAAGAGCGGCACGCCATCCGCTACGAAGAGGACCGCCAGGCGGCTGTCCGCATCGTCGATGACATTGTGGAAGAGACCGGCATCAAGCGCCGCCCCCTCATCCGCAACACCCTGCTGGGTGCTGTGGCACTCGCTCCGCTTCCCGCCGTCGCTATTTTTGGAGACCTGGGACCGCGCCCTGACGACAAGCTTGCACACACCATGTGGGCTCCGCAGGACGGCAAGCTGAAGCGGCTGGCCCGCGACCCCGATGGCACACCCATCAAGGCCTCGGACGTCACCATCGGTTCGGCCTTCCACGTTATTCCGGAAGGCCTGAACGAACTCCATGAGGGCAAGCTCAACGAGAAGGCCAAGGCCGTTGTGCTGCTCATGCGTCTTGACCCGGCATCGCTGAACCCTTCCGAGGGCCGCGAGGACTGGGGCTACAACGGCATTGTTGCCTACTCCAAAATCTGCACCCACGTCGGCTGCCCTGTTGCTCTGTACGAGCAGCAGACACACCACCTGCTGTGCCCGTGCCACCAGTCCACCTTTGACCTCACTCAGGAGTGCAAGGTGATCTTCGGCCCCGCCAGCCGCCCTCTCCCCCAGCTGCCCATCGCGGTTGATGACGAAGGCTACCTGGTCGCCACCAGCGACTTCAAAGAACCTGTAGGACCAAGTTACTGGGAGCGTGATATGCATGAGCGCAGCATCGACAGCTGA
- the qcrB gene encoding cytochrome bc1 complex cytochrome b subunit translates to MSAASTAEPAFVAKTKTGRFTDFVDARVGGSGILREFGRKVFPDHWSFMFGEVALYSFVILLLSGTFLTFFFDPSMAETHYDGSYVPLKGVEMSVAYNSSLDISFDVRGGLFMRQVHHWAALLFVASIAVHMLRVFFTGAFRKPREMNWVVGGVLLILAMAAGFTGYSLPDDLLSGNGLRIIDGVIKSIPVIGTYISFFLFGGEFPGTAIIGRLYMLHILLVPALILLMIVLHLFMVVVHKHTQYPGPGRNDNNVVGYPLGPVYAAKAGGFFFIVFGVLALMAGFFTINPIWNYGPYDPSPVSAGTQPDWYIGFVDGALRLMPGTLGDWQVEQTWLGFVFSFNVLLPALVPAGILFTVMFMYPWIERWITKDDREHHVLDRPRNAPTRTAIGMAGFVWYCVMWAAAGSDLIATHFSVSLNDVTYWLRTLFFVGPIIAFIVTKRVALALQRKDREIALHGRETGRIVRLPHGEFIEVHAPLDEYKRYKLVGFESPEVLPAVPNEHGVVTRKEKRRAFLSKWFFEDRVAPATPAELEAAHGHGHAAVEAPEEAKSLSH, encoded by the coding sequence ATGAGCGCAGCATCGACAGCTGAGCCCGCTTTCGTCGCCAAAACCAAGACAGGCCGGTTTACCGACTTCGTCGATGCACGTGTTGGCGGTTCCGGAATCCTCCGTGAATTTGGCCGCAAGGTCTTCCCCGACCACTGGTCCTTCATGTTCGGTGAGGTGGCGCTCTACTCGTTCGTCATCCTCCTGCTCTCCGGAACGTTCCTGACGTTTTTCTTTGACCCCTCCATGGCGGAGACGCACTACGACGGTTCCTATGTTCCGTTGAAGGGTGTCGAGATGTCCGTGGCGTACAACTCGTCGCTGGATATCTCCTTTGACGTCCGCGGCGGCCTGTTCATGCGCCAGGTCCACCACTGGGCAGCACTGCTCTTCGTGGCCTCCATTGCAGTCCACATGCTGCGGGTGTTCTTCACCGGAGCCTTCCGCAAGCCCCGCGAAATGAACTGGGTAGTCGGCGGCGTCCTGCTCATCCTGGCCATGGCCGCAGGCTTTACCGGCTACTCCCTCCCCGATGACCTGCTGTCCGGCAACGGCCTGCGCATCATCGACGGCGTGATCAAGTCCATCCCGGTTATTGGTACGTACATCTCGTTCTTCCTGTTCGGCGGGGAGTTCCCGGGCACTGCCATCATCGGCCGCCTGTACATGCTGCACATCCTGCTGGTGCCGGCGCTGATCCTGCTGATGATCGTCCTGCACCTCTTCATGGTGGTTGTTCACAAGCACACCCAGTACCCCGGCCCCGGCCGCAACGACAACAACGTTGTCGGGTACCCGCTGGGCCCCGTCTACGCAGCCAAGGCCGGTGGATTCTTCTTCATCGTCTTCGGTGTCCTGGCCCTCATGGCAGGCTTCTTCACGATCAACCCGATCTGGAACTACGGGCCCTACGACCCCTCCCCGGTGTCCGCCGGTACCCAGCCTGACTGGTACATCGGTTTCGTTGACGGCGCCCTGCGCCTGATGCCCGGCACCCTCGGCGACTGGCAGGTGGAACAGACGTGGCTCGGCTTCGTGTTCAGCTTCAACGTCCTGCTCCCGGCCCTGGTACCGGCAGGCATCCTGTTCACGGTCATGTTCATGTACCCGTGGATCGAACGCTGGATCACCAAGGACGACCGTGAGCACCACGTGCTTGACCGTCCCCGCAACGCTCCGACCCGTACGGCTATCGGCATGGCAGGCTTCGTCTGGTACTGCGTCATGTGGGCAGCTGCCGGCTCCGACCTCATCGCCACGCACTTCAGTGTCTCTCTGAACGACGTGACGTACTGGCTGCGTACGCTGTTCTTCGTTGGCCCGATCATCGCGTTCATCGTCACCAAGCGCGTAGCCCTGGCGCTGCAGCGCAAGGACCGGGAGATCGCGCTGCACGGACGTGAAACCGGCCGCATCGTGCGCCTCCCCCACGGCGAGTTCATCGAGGTTCACGCCCCGCTGGACGAGTACAAGCGCTACAAGCTCGTGGGCTTCGAGTCCCCTGAGGTCCTTCCGGCCGTACCCAACGAGCACGGCGTGGTGACCCGCAAGGAGAAGCGACGTGCGTTCCTCTCCAAGTGGTTCTTCGAGGACCGCGTAGCACCTGCTACGCCGGCAGAACTCGAGGCCGCCCATGGCCACGGCCACGCGGCAGTCGAGGCGCCGGAGGAAGCAAAGAGCCTGTCCCACTAA
- a CDS encoding GntR family transcriptional regulator, giving the protein MAPSAASIAGGIDRTSGTAIYIQLREILRSYIAESCPPGSALPSERDLAERFGLARMTVRQAIDALVGEEVIERVVGLGTFVRRPKLDLQVKLTSYSEEMQRRGMVPAAKVLSFEQIAASAFLARELQLDEGTPLVRFRRLLLADGEPMSVDENFIPAHRVPGLLDGEPPTSLYNVLSEQFGLVMEWGEDMIEATAASPSTARLLNVEVGAPLLKIQRHAFVARAMVDYSVSYYRADRYKLWVPLQRPGARRARNH; this is encoded by the coding sequence ATGGCTCCTAGCGCTGCCTCCATCGCCGGCGGAATTGACCGGACCAGTGGCACTGCCATCTATATCCAGCTCCGCGAAATCCTAAGGTCCTACATCGCGGAATCCTGCCCGCCGGGATCGGCCCTGCCGTCCGAGCGTGACCTTGCCGAACGGTTCGGCCTTGCCCGCATGACCGTACGGCAGGCTATCGACGCGCTGGTGGGTGAGGAGGTCATTGAGCGCGTGGTGGGCCTGGGTACGTTCGTCCGCCGGCCAAAGCTCGATCTGCAGGTCAAGCTGACGTCCTACAGCGAAGAGATGCAGCGGCGCGGAATGGTGCCGGCCGCGAAGGTCCTCAGCTTCGAGCAGATCGCGGCCAGCGCCTTCCTGGCCCGGGAACTGCAGCTGGACGAAGGGACCCCGCTCGTGCGGTTCCGCCGCCTGCTGCTTGCCGATGGCGAGCCCATGAGCGTTGACGAGAATTTCATCCCCGCCCACCGCGTGCCGGGCTTACTGGACGGGGAGCCGCCCACCTCGCTGTACAACGTCCTCAGCGAGCAGTTCGGGCTGGTCATGGAGTGGGGTGAAGACATGATTGAGGCCACGGCTGCCTCACCGTCAACCGCCCGCCTGCTTAACGTCGAAGTCGGCGCCCCGCTTCTTAAGATCCAGCGGCATGCCTTTGTGGCGCGGGCCATGGTGGACTACTCGGTGTCGTACTACCGCGCGGACAGGTACAAGCTGTGGGTACCGCTGCAACGCCCGGGGGCCCGCCGGGCGCGCAACCACTAG
- a CDS encoding HPr family phosphocarrier protein — translation MPTHKAVVTASIGLHARPAAVFVRAVTETGLPVTITKAGSPGVDARSLLQVMTADFPQGCEVELRISDTALNGSLSRQKAEEALRALGELLESQGAA, via the coding sequence TTGCCAACACACAAGGCTGTGGTCACAGCCTCGATCGGGCTGCACGCACGTCCGGCCGCCGTGTTTGTCCGTGCCGTAACCGAAACAGGGCTGCCCGTCACTATCACCAAGGCCGGGAGCCCTGGCGTTGATGCGCGTTCCCTTCTTCAGGTAATGACGGCTGACTTTCCCCAAGGTTGCGAGGTGGAGTTGCGCATCAGCGACACCGCCCTGAACGGGTCTTTGAGCCGCCAAAAAGCCGAGGAAGCCCTCCGTGCCCTTGGTGAGCTGCTGGAGTCGCAGGGCGCTGCCTAG
- a CDS encoding cytochrome c oxidase subunit 4 — protein MKIESWIFGAGVFFFVPVSLVYGFLTNWGEWVGILGILLVGGLAGMIGGYLGFTGKRVGMRPEDRSDAEIHEGAGEQGHFSPWSWWPLVLGIACATGFLGLAVGFWIVFIAAGLAVVALIGWVYEYSRGDHAH, from the coding sequence ATGAAAATTGAATCTTGGATTTTTGGTGCCGGAGTTTTCTTCTTCGTCCCGGTGTCCCTGGTCTACGGCTTCTTGACCAATTGGGGCGAGTGGGTGGGCATCCTCGGCATCCTGCTCGTAGGTGGACTGGCGGGCATGATCGGCGGTTACCTCGGATTCACCGGCAAGCGTGTCGGCATGCGTCCCGAGGACCGCAGCGATGCTGAGATCCACGAGGGCGCTGGAGAGCAGGGGCACTTCAGCCCCTGGAGCTGGTGGCCGCTGGTCCTGGGCATCGCCTGCGCCACGGGTTTCCTGGGCCTTGCAGTCGGTTTCTGGATTGTGTTCATCGCAGCCGGCCTCGCAGTAGTGGCACTCATCGGCTGGGTGTACGAATACAGCCGCGGTGACCACGCACACTAG